Part of the Rothia mucilaginosa genome, AAGCGCGGCGGCGGCGTGGCATTCGCCCTGACCAACCTGCGCGAATCCGGTGCGCCCATTAAGAAGATTGAGAACCAGTCCTCGGGCGTTATCCCCGTCATGAAGCTGCTGGAAGACGCCTTCTCCTACGCAAACCAGCTCGGCGCACGTCAGGGTGCCGGTGCCGTCTACCTGCACGCACACCACCCCGACATCTACGCCTTCCTGGACACCAAGCGTGAGAACGCTGACGAGAAGATCCGCATCAAGACCCTCTCCCTGGGCGTTGTCATCCCCGACATCACCTTCGAGCTGGCAAAGAAGAACGAGGACATGTACCTCTTCTCCCCGTACGATGTGGAACGCATCTACGGCGTGCCCTTCTCCGACATCAACGTCTCCGAGAAGTACTACGAGATGGTCGACGATGCACGCATCACCAAGACCAAGATCAACGCACGCGAGTTCTTCCAGACCATCGCAGAGATCCAGTTCGAGTCCGGCTACCCGTACGTGATGTTCGAAGACACCGTCAACCGCGCGAACCCCATCGCCGGTAAGGTCATCATGTCCAACCTGTGCTCCGAGATCCTGCAGGTTTCTGAGCCGTCCACCTACCACGCTGACCTCGGCTACGAGACCGTCGGTAAGGACATCTCCTGCAACCTCGGTTCGCTGAACATTGCACTGACCATGGACGGCGACGACTTCGGCAAGACCGTGGAAACCGCGATTCGTTCGCTGACCTCCGTCTCCGACCAGTCCGACATCCGCTCCGTACCCTCCATCGAGCGCGGCAACAACATGAGCCACGCCGTGGGTCTGGGCCAGATGAACCTGCACGGCTACCTGGCACGCGAGCACGTCTACTACGGTTCCGAAGAAGCACTGGACTTCACCAACATGTACTTCTACACCGTCGCCTACCACGCAATTCGCGCCTCCATGCAGATTGCTAAGGAACGCGGCCAGCGTTTCGAGGGCTTCGAGAACTCGAAGTACGCATCCGGTGAGTTCTTCGCAAAGTACATTGAGAAGGAATGGGCACCGCAGACCGAGCGTACCCGCGAACTGTTCGCTAAGCACCACATCCCCACCCGTGAAGAGTGGATCCAGCTGGCTGCTGACGTGGCACAGTACGGCATGTACAACCAGAACCTGCAGGCTGTTCCGCCGACCGGCTCCATCTCCTACATCAACGGCTCGACCTCTTCGATTCACCCGATTGCTTCGAAGATTGAGATCCGTAAGGAAGGCAAGCTCGGCCGCGTCTACTACCCGGCGCCGTACATGACCAACGACAACCTGGAGTACTACCAGGACTCCTACGAAATTGGTTACGAGAAGATCATCGACACCTACGCTGTGGCAACCCAGCACGTGGACCAGGGCCTGTCGCTGACCCTCTTCTTCCGCGATACCGCAACCACCCGCGATATCAACCGCGCCCAGATTTACGCATGGCGTAAGGGCATCAAGACCATCTACTACATCCGTCTGCGTCAGATGGCTCTTGAGGGTACCGAGGTTGAAGGTTGCGTATCCTGCATGCTCTAGCCCGAATGCTGTGACGCATTCAGCCTGAGCTGGCACACTATAACTAAAGACTGGAAGGGGCGGTTACGGTAAACACGAAACCCGCCTGCGCGACTGGCTGGGCGCGCGTGGGACCGTAACCGCCCTTTAAGAATCGGAGAATTACTAATGAGCGAAAAGGTGAAGCTCGTCGACCACGCGGTTGAGGCTATCAACTGGAACCGTATTGAGGACGAGAAGGACCTTGAGGTTTGGGATCGTCTGACCGGTAACTTCTGGCTGCCGGAAAAGGTGCCGCTGAGCAACGACGTGCCCTCCTGGAAGACCCTGACCGAAGAAGAGAAGCAGCTGACCATGCGCGTCTTCACCGGTCTGACCCTGCTGGACACCATCCAGGGTACCGTCGGTGCTGTGTCCCTGCTGCCGGACGCTGTGACGGCGCACGAAGAGGCAGTGTACACCAACATCGCGTTCATGGAGTCCGTACACGCAAAGTCGTACTCCTCGATCTTCTCGACCCTCGCCTCCACCAAGGAGATTGACGAGGCGTTCCGCTGGGCATCTGAGAATGAGCACCTGCAGAAGAAGGCGAAGATTGTTCTGTCCTACTACATCGGTGACGACCCGCTGAAGAAGAAGGTTGCCTCCACTCTGCTGGAGTCCTTCCTGTTCTACTCGGGCTTCTACCTGCCCATGTACTGGTCTTCGCACGCGAAGCTGACCAACACCGCTGACCTGATTCGTCTGATTATTCGTGACGAGGCAGTGCACGGCTACTACATTGGCTACAAGTTCCAGCGCGGCCTGGCGAAGGAGTCCGCGGAGCGTCAGGCAGAGCTGAAGGAGTACACCTTCAACCTGCTGTACGAACTGTACGAGAACGAGGTGGCGTACACCCACTCCCTGTACGACGGTGTGGGTTGGAGCGAGGACGTTAAGAAGTTCCTGCACTACAACGCTAACAAGGCTCTGATGAACCTGGGCTACGAGCCGATGTTCCCGGCGTCCGTGACTAACGTGTCCCCGGCGATTCTGTCGGCGCTGTCCCCGAACGCTGATGAGAACCACGACTTCTTCTCTGGTTCCGGCTCTTCCTACGTGATTGGTAAGGCTGTGAACACCGAGGACGAGGACTGGGACTTCTAAGGCGGAGACTTCTATCCTGGGACTTCTAAGCCCTTTCTCGCCTTGAGATATCAGGCTGAGATAAACCGACCCCCGCGTATCCACTGTGGATGCGCGGGGGTTCCGCCGTTTAACCGGGCTATTCAACGTGCCGGGATGCCCAGGATCCCCCGGTTTAACCTGGTGTGGAAGCGCTGGGGAAGCGGGGGAGTGGGAGCAGTTTTGCGGGTTCAGATTGTCGGAATTTTTGTCTTCACCCCGTAGCATAAAAAATTATTGATATATCGGGGTGCGGGGCGTACTGTTGGACTACTATCCCGCAACCCCGAAAGGAACACCCATGCGTTCAGTCGTCATGGAAGCCCCCGGCAAGGTCGTCGTCAACGAGGTCGAGAAGCCTACCCTCCTCGAACCCACCGACGCCATCATCAAGCTCGCAGCATCCTGCATCTGCGGCTCCGACCTGTGGCCCTACCGCGGCGCAGACGCAGAGCCCGTCGATCACCGCGCAATGGGCCACGAATACATCGGCGAGGTCGTAGAAGTCGGCTCCGAGGTCACCACCGTAGCCCCCGGCGACTTCGTCGTAGGCTCCTTCTGCATCTCCTGCGGCGAGTGCGAAACCTGCACCGCAGGCTACCCCTCCCGCTGCCTCAAGGCAATCGCAGCAGGCGACACTTACATCGGCATGCGCTCCAACGGCACCCAGGCAGAATACGCCCGCGTACCCTT contains:
- the nrdE gene encoding class 1b ribonucleoside-diphosphate reductase subunit alpha, coding for MDAKLPSALETLGASHSGKSVPEKFKGMSYHELNALLNLYDENGQIQFDADRQAARQYFLQHVNNNTVFFHDLEEKIEYLIENQYYEPELFDKYNFQFIKNLFKRAYAVKFRFPTFLGAFKFYTSYALKTFDGQRYLERFEDRVCMVALLLAEGNEKLAEDIVDEIISGRFQPATPTFLNAGKKQRGELVSCFLLRMEDNMESIGRSINSALQLSKRGGGVAFALTNLRESGAPIKKIENQSSGVIPVMKLLEDAFSYANQLGARQGAGAVYLHAHHPDIYAFLDTKRENADEKIRIKTLSLGVVIPDITFELAKKNEDMYLFSPYDVERIYGVPFSDINVSEKYYEMVDDARITKTKINAREFFQTIAEIQFESGYPYVMFEDTVNRANPIAGKVIMSNLCSEILQVSEPSTYHADLGYETVGKDISCNLGSLNIALTMDGDDFGKTVETAIRSLTSVSDQSDIRSVPSIERGNNMSHAVGLGQMNLHGYLAREHVYYGSEEALDFTNMYFYTVAYHAIRASMQIAKERGQRFEGFENSKYASGEFFAKYIEKEWAPQTERTRELFAKHHIPTREEWIQLAADVAQYGMYNQNLQAVPPTGSISYINGSTSSIHPIASKIEIRKEGKLGRVYYPAPYMTNDNLEYYQDSYEIGYEKIIDTYAVATQHVDQGLSLTLFFRDTATTRDINRAQIYAWRKGIKTIYYIRLRQMALEGTEVEGCVSCML
- the nrdF gene encoding class 1b ribonucleoside-diphosphate reductase subunit beta gives rise to the protein MSEKVKLVDHAVEAINWNRIEDEKDLEVWDRLTGNFWLPEKVPLSNDVPSWKTLTEEEKQLTMRVFTGLTLLDTIQGTVGAVSLLPDAVTAHEEAVYTNIAFMESVHAKSYSSIFSTLASTKEIDEAFRWASENEHLQKKAKIVLSYYIGDDPLKKKVASTLLESFLFYSGFYLPMYWSSHAKLTNTADLIRLIIRDEAVHGYYIGYKFQRGLAKESAERQAELKEYTFNLLYELYENEVAYTHSLYDGVGWSEDVKKFLHYNANKALMNLGYEPMFPASVTNVSPAILSALSPNADENHDFFSGSGSSYVIGKAVNTEDEDWDF